TGGCGCGGCGTCGTGCGGGGCCGCGCGACGGCCACGTCCCCATCCGGGGGCGGGAAGGGGGAGGACCATGGGGTTCCATCACGTAGCGCTCGCCGTTCGCGATCTGGAGGTGACCCACCGCTTCTACACCGAGGCCATGGGCTTCGAGCTGGTGAAGATCGTCGTCGGCCCGACGGAGAGCGAAGGGGGGTGGGCCAAGCACGCCTTCTACGACACCGGTGGCGACGGCCTGATCGCCTTCTGGGAGCTCCACGACGAGAGCATCCCGCCATTCGACCCTGCGATCTCGACCGGCCTCGGTCTCCCGGCATGGGTGAACCACCTCGCATTCGCAGCCGAGCTGGACGACCTGCCCGCCAAGCGTGACCGCTGGCTCGAACAGGGCTACGACGTGATGGAGCTCGACCACGGCTTCTGCGTCTCGGCCTACACCGTCGACCCGAACGGGATCCTCGTCGAGTGGTGCGCGGATGCCCGCCCGCTCGACGAGCGCGACCGGGTCTCGGCGCACCGCCTGCTCACCGATCCACACCCGCCACTCGAGGACATGCCCACCCCGGTGTTCCACCAGGCCCGCCGGGTCGCCACCTCGCCAGCGTGACCGGAGGCAACCTGCGAGACCCGCGTCCTCGAACCATGAACCTCGGGGTGACGGCGGCGGGAGGCTCGGCGGGAAGGCCGGCGCTCGGCTACTGGCCCGATCCCGCCGACGACCCCGGACGACCGCTCGGGCGCGAACCCGTGGCTCTGATCACCTCCGACGGTGCGGTGGTACGGGGCATCCTCTGGACGCCGCCCGGCGACACCCCGTGGCGGACCGCGGTGGTGCTCGCTCACCCCCGCGGCGACTTCAGTGTGCACTACGCCTGCCCGCTGCTCGCCGCCGCAGGCTACGGGGTGCTCGGGTTGGCGACCCGCTACGTCAACAACGACACCGACTGCCTGCACGAGAAGTGCGTCGTCGACGTCGAGTGCGCGGTGGCCGAGATGCGTCGTCGCGGGGCCGTGCAGGTGGTGCTGCT
This Rhabdothermincola sediminis DNA region includes the following protein-coding sequences:
- a CDS encoding VOC family protein, with amino-acid sequence MGFHHVALAVRDLEVTHRFYTEAMGFELVKIVVGPTESEGGWAKHAFYDTGGDGLIAFWELHDESIPPFDPAISTGLGLPAWVNHLAFAAELDDLPAKRDRWLEQGYDVMELDHGFCVSAYTVDPNGILVEWCADARPLDERDRVSAHRLLTDPHPPLEDMPTPVFHQARRVATSPA